The following proteins are encoded in a genomic region of Corylus avellana chromosome ca4, CavTom2PMs-1.0:
- the LOC132179603 gene encoding chlorophyll(ide) b reductase NOL, chloroplastic-like, with the protein MGSNAYSYKPLAEASDEDLIEVVTTNTLGLMICCREAIKMMLNQHRGGHIFNIDGAGSEGRPTPRYPFSLLQCYSLNQLKKFDCYCLSHAAAYLLQPISLVRQCT; encoded by the exons ATGG GATCAAATGCATATAGCTATAAACCACTGGCAGAAGCTTCAGATGAAGATCTTAT TGAAGTTGTAACTACAAACACCCTTGGTTTGATGATATGTTGCCGAGAG GCAATAAAGATGATGTTAAACCAGCATCGAGGGGGTCATATTTTCAACATTGATGGGGCTGGTTCAGAAGGAAGACCAACACCTAGGTACCCTTTTAGCTTACTTCAGTGTTACTCTCTAAACCAgctaaaaaaatttgattgctATTGTCTTTCTCATGCTGCTGCTTACCTTTTGCAGCCTATTAGTTTGGTTAGACAATGCACATAA
- the LOC132177749 gene encoding protein C2-DOMAIN ABA-RELATED 7-like, with translation MATPVGLLRIRVLRGINLAVRDTVSSDPYVAVSMGQQKLKTRVVKNNCNPEWNDELTLSIEDLNVPINLIVYDKDTFTADDKMGDAEIDIKPYIECLRMGLEKLPNGCVVKRVQPSRTNCLSDESCCVWNNGKIVQDMSLRLRNVECGEVVVQIEWIDLPGCKGLSIESETANVA, from the exons ATGGCCACTCCAGTGGGTCTTCTTCGAATTCGGGTTCTGAGAGGCATTAATCTTGCCGTGCGTGACACCGTCAGCAGCGACCCTTATGTTGCTGTCTCCATGGGGCAACAG AAATTGAAGACTCGTGTGGTGAAAAACAACTGCAATCCTGAGTGGAACGATGAGCTGACTCTTTCTATTGAAGATCTCAATGTTCCTATCAATCTA ATAGTTTATGACAAAGACACATTTACTGCAGATGACAAAATGGGGGATGCAGAGATAGACATTAAACCATATATTGAGTGTCTAAGGATGGGGTTGGAGAAGCTCCCAAATGGGTGTGTAGTGAAGAGAGTTCAGCCAAGCAGGACAAACTGCCTTTCTGACGAGAGTTGTTGTGTTTGGAACAATGGAAAAATTGTCCAGGACATGTCTCTCAGGCTGAGAAACGTTGAGTGTGGGGAAGTGGTGGTTCAAATTGAGTGGATTGATCTTCCAGGTTGTAAAGGTTTGTCAATTGAGAGCGAAACTGCTAATGTTGCATAA